A region of Oxyura jamaicensis isolate SHBP4307 breed ruddy duck chromosome 5, BPBGC_Ojam_1.0, whole genome shotgun sequence DNA encodes the following proteins:
- the VPS18 gene encoding vacuolar protein sorting-associated protein 18 homolog: MASILDEYEDSLHRSAAVQQSRAAVGIPHSGYVNARLEKETPIFNKQRIDFAPPEKINSLVVSSNQLCMSLGKDTLLRIDLGKPDEPNQVELGRKDEARVYKMFLDHTGSHLLIALNTSECLYLNRSVQKARTLSRWKGHLIESVGWNKFLGTETNTGPILVGTAQGQIYEAEISVSEGSLFSTNPDQYFRQVYTLEEESGPAPVCCLEIERGIEGKFFIIATTRKRLFQFVGKVPEGTEQQGFSSIFAMHADHLPSFREFPASFGFSEIAFYTPKLRSNPRSFAWMMGNGVLYGNLDYSRPDSILSDERVWVYPSDIDITVNKPISIVLTQFHFLLLLPDRVKAVCTLNEQVVFQDLFLEKFGTLTRMIKDPTVQQIWIHTEKVVFRYHVQRESRDVWKMYMNMNKFDLAKEYCKDRPECLDIVLAKEAEHCFQNKRYLDSAKCYALTQNYFEEIALKFIEAKQEEALMEFLIKKLSSLKPSEKTQTTLLTTWLTELYLNWLGILEGDPSQRNLYLDTREKFRTFLSSPKNKDCLFNNRASIYELLASHGDTEHMVYFAVIMQDYERVVAHHCQHDEYDEALNVLSRHRDEKLFYKFSPVLIQHIPKKVVDAWISMGSRLDARNLIPALVNYSQSASTQQINEAIRYMEFCVYQLEETQQAIHNYLLSLYALCRPDSLLSYLEQAGTNPNRIHYDLKYALRLCAEHGHHHACVHIYKVMELYEEAVDLALQVDVDLAKSCADLPEDDEELRKKLWLKIARHVVQEEKDVKKAMACLSSCALLKIEDVLPFFPDFVTIDHFKEAICNSLEDYNKHIEELKREMEEATQSAKRIREDIQEMRNKYGSVEPQEKCAACDFPLLNRPFYLFLCGHMFHYDCLLQAVFPNLPAYKQAKLEDLQKKLAATSQPSKGHHRPKDADTASLGKGQQSREQIKADIDDIVAAECVYCGELMIRSIDKPFIDPQKYEEEMQSWL; this comes from the exons GGTATGTGAATGCACGGCTGGAGAAGGAAACACCGATATTTAACAAGCAAAGAATTGATTTTGCTCCTCCAGAGAAAATTAACAGCTTAGTGGTCTCCTCTAACCAGCTCTGTATGAGCCTTGGCAAAGACACCCTTCTCAG GATTGATCTTGGGAAGCCAGATGAACCTAATCAGGTAGAGTTGGGACGCAAAGATGAAGCCAGAGTCTACAAGATGTTTTTGGACCACACAG GCTCTCATCTCCTGATTGCTCTGAACACCAGTGAATGCCTTTACCTGAACAGAAGTGTTCAGAAAGCACGGACACTCTCCCGCTGGAAAGGCCACTTGATTGAAAGCGTGGGCTGGAACAAATTTCTTGGTACAGAGACCAACACTGGGCCTATCCTGGTGGGAACAGCCCAGGGGCAAATCTATGAAGCCGAAATATCTGTCAGTGAGGGAAGCCTCTTCAGCACTAATCCTGACCAGTACTTCCGACAGGTCTATACTCTGGAGGAGGAATCAGGACCTGCACCAGTGTGCTGTTTGGAGATTGAACGAGGAATAGAAGGAAAATTTTTTATTATCGCCACCACTCGAAAGAGGCTCTTCCAGTTTGTTGGCAAAGTGCCTGAAGGGACAGAGCAGCAAGGCTTCAGCTCCATATTTGCTATGCATGCTGACCATTTGCCCAGCTTCCGGGAGTTTCCAGCCAGCTTTGGTTTCAGCGAGATAGCCTTTTACACTCCAAAACTGCGTTCCAACCCACGCTCTTTTGCCTGGATGATGGGAAATGGTGTTTTGTATGGTAATTTGGATTACAGCCGTCCTGATTCAATTCTGAGTGATGAACGGGTCTGGGTTTATCCTTCTGATATTGACATAACTGTGAACAAGCCAATATCCATTGTACTTACCCAATTtcactttctgctgctgctgcctgaccGGGTAAAGGCTGTATGCACTCTGAATGAGCAGGTTGTTTTTCAAGATCTGTTCCTGGAGAAGTTTGGCACGTTGACACGCATGATCAAGGATCCCACCGTCCAGCAGATATGGATCCACACGGAGAAAGTAGTGTTCCGCTATCACGTCCAGCGGGAATCTAGAGATGTGTGGAAGATGTATATGAATATGAACAAATTTGATTTAGCTAAAGAGTATTGTAAAGACCGTCCGGAGTGCCTAGACATTGTGTTGGCAAAAGAGGCAGAGCACTGCTTCCAAAACAAGAGGTATCTAGACAGTGCCAAGTGTTATGCGCTGACCCAGAACTACTTTGAGGAAATTGCCCTTAAGTTCATTGAAGCCAAGCAAGAAGAGGCCCTGATGGAGTTTCTGATTAAGAAGCTAAGTAGCTTGAAGCCTTCTGAGAAGACACAGACCACTCTTCTGACCACGTGGTTAACAGAGCTGTACCTGAACTGGCTAGGTATATTGGAAGGAGATCCCTCACAGCGAAATCTCTATTTGGATACGCGGGAGAAGTTTCGCACCTTCCTGAGCAGCCCGAAAAACAAAGACTGTCTGTTTAATAACAGGGCATCTATTTATGAACTGTTGGCGAGCCATGGGGACACGGAGCACATGGTCTACTTCGCAGTCATCATGCAGGACTATGAGCGAGTAGTAGCTCACCACTGCCAGCATGATGAGTATGATGAAGCTCTAAACGTGCTGTCCAGGCACAGAGATGAGAAGCTGTTCTACAAGTTCTCCCCGGTCCTCATCCAGCATATTCCCAAGAAGGTAGTTGATGCTTGGATTTCTATGGGCTCCAGGCTTGATGCCAGGAACCTCATTCCAGCCCTTGTTAACTACAGCCAGagtgccagcacccagcagatCAATGAAGCCATTAGATACATGGAGTTCTGTGTCTATCAGCTGGAGGAAACCCAGCAGGCTATTCACAACTACTTGTTGTCTCTCTATGCTTTGTGTCGGCCAGATTCGCTCCTATCGTACCTGGAGCAAGCAGGAACCAACCCAAACAGGATCCACTATGACCTGAAGTACGCGCTGCGCCTGTGTGCAGAGCATGGGCACCACCATGCGTGTGTTCATATTTACAAAGTGATGGAATTGTATGAAGAAGCTGTGGATCTTGCATTACAG GTGGATGTTGATCTCGCCAAGTCCTGTGCAGATCTCCCTGAAGATGATGAGGAACTCCGGAAGAAGCTCTGGTTGAAGATTGCTCGCCATGTTGTTCAAGAAGAGAAGGATGTCAAGAAGGCAATGGCTTGCCTCTCCAGCTGCGCCCTGCTGAAGATTGAAGATGTCCTGCCATTCTTTCCAGACTTCGTCACTATTGACCATTTCAAGGAGGCAATCTGTAACTCTCTGGAGGACTACAACAAGCACATTGAGGAGTTGAAAAGGGAGATGGAGGAAGCCACTCAGAGTGCCAAGAGAATTCGAGAGGACATCcaggaaatgagaaataagtATGGCTCTGTTGAGCCTCAGGAAAAATGTGCTGCTTGTGACTTTCCACTTTTAAACCGCCcgttttatcttttcctttgtgGTCACATGTTTCATTATGACTGTCTCCTTCAAGCAGTTTTTCCAAACCTTCCTGCCTATAAGCAGGCAAAgcttgaagatcttcaaaagaaGCTGGCAGCTACCAGTCAGCCTTCCAAGGGCCACCATCGTCCCAAGGATGCAGATACTGCTagcctggggaaggggcagcagagccGGGAACAAATCAAAGCTGACATTGATGATATTGTGGCAGCCGAATGTGTGTACTGTGGAGAACTGATGATCCGGTCCATTGACAAGCCCTTTATTGATCCCCAAAAGTACGAAGAGGAGATGCAAAGCTGGCTGTAG